From a region of the Nonlabens dokdonensis DSW-6 genome:
- a CDS encoding DUF5615 family PIN-like protein, with protein sequence MKLLLDQNISFRVIPSIIEYFPESQQVKYLNLQNATDHEIWEFAQLHGFTIVTFDADFYNISQIKGFPPKIIWLRTGNLTSNAITTLLMKHKVVINDFINHDDFNKIACLEINE encoded by the coding sequence ATGAAACTTCTATTAGATCAGAATATTTCTTTTAGAGTCATTCCAAGTATCATTGAATATTTTCCAGAATCTCAACAAGTAAAATATTTGAATCTTCAAAACGCTACAGATCATGAGATTTGGGAGTTTGCACAACTACATGGATTTACTATTGTAACATTTGACGCAGATTTCTATAATATAAGTCAGATCAAGGGGTTTCCACCTAAAATTATCTGGTTGCGTACAGGAAACTTGACTTCAAATGCAATTACTACATTATTAATGAAGCACAAAGTAGTAATCAATGATTTTATAAATCATGACGACTTTAATAAAATAGCTTGTTTAGAGATAAATGAGTAA
- a CDS encoding L-threonylcarbamoyladenylate synthase, with translation MTIVSKDLLKAAEILSKEELVAIPTETVYGLAGNIYSETAIKKIFEMKNRPFFNPLIVHIHSVEQVEDLAVDFPEKAQELAKAFWPGSLTLVLKKNDKVPDLITAGKDTVGIRMPNHSLTLELLRNLDFPVAAPSANPFTHISPTTAQHVKNYFDGKLEMVLDGGNCTNGIESTIVGFENGEPVVYRLGSISVEEIERVVGKVSVRNNKEQAPNAPGMLEKHYAPRTKTYLVQDISAFIKQHPDKKIGLLLHSTDHESFDVSSITYLSKTGNLKEAASRLYSAMHEMDQLDLDMIIAQRLPDYDLGKSINDRLERATK, from the coding sequence ATGACCATCGTTTCAAAAGACCTATTAAAAGCTGCAGAAATTCTTTCTAAAGAAGAACTCGTTGCTATTCCTACAGAGACCGTTTATGGACTTGCTGGCAATATTTATAGCGAGACAGCGATCAAGAAGATTTTTGAGATGAAAAATCGACCGTTTTTTAATCCGCTGATTGTGCATATTCATAGTGTGGAACAAGTTGAAGATCTGGCGGTTGATTTTCCAGAAAAAGCACAAGAATTAGCAAAGGCTTTTTGGCCAGGATCGTTGACATTGGTTCTTAAAAAGAATGATAAAGTTCCAGACCTCATCACAGCAGGAAAAGATACCGTCGGGATAAGAATGCCCAATCATTCCTTGACCTTAGAACTACTGAGAAATTTAGACTTTCCAGTCGCCGCGCCTAGTGCAAATCCGTTTACTCACATTAGTCCAACGACAGCGCAACACGTGAAAAACTATTTTGACGGAAAGCTAGAAATGGTTCTTGATGGCGGCAATTGTACAAACGGTATTGAATCCACCATTGTCGGTTTTGAAAATGGTGAACCAGTTGTTTATAGATTGGGTTCTATTTCTGTTGAAGAAATAGAAAGGGTTGTAGGTAAAGTATCTGTCAGAAACAACAAAGAGCAAGCACCCAACGCTCCAGGAATGTTAGAGAAACACTATGCGCCACGCACAAAAACCTATTTAGTACAGGATATTTCAGCTTTTATCAAGCAACATCCTGATAAAAAAATAGGCCTACTACTCCACTCCACAGATCATGAGAGTTTTGACGTTTCTAGTATTACTTATTTATCAAAAACTGGAAATTTGAAAGAAGCCGCATCAAGATTATACAGCGCCATGCATGAAATGGATCAGCTAGATCTAGATATGATCATTGCGCAACGATTACCAGATTATGATTTAGGAAAATCTATTAATGATCGACTCGAACGCGCAACCAAGTAA
- a CDS encoding alpha-amylase family glycosyl hydrolase — MKYLSRFLLLYTFLLFVSCNQDDESPNGNETEPVGVTEPEGYQQYGVPFNDIPANEDIVMYEVNLRAFSNGGDLQGVINKLDHIESLGVNVIWLMPIYPQGQLRSVGSPYSVRDYKAVSTEYGDLEDLRRLTTLAHQREIAVILDWVANHTSWDNEWIRNNSDWYTKDANGIIIHPAGTNWQDVADLNYENEDMRDAMIDAMKYWIYEANIDGFRCDYADGVPADFWSQAWQEVRSIPNRDLILFAEGDRSDHFDAGFDLSFGWDFYSGLKNVYSGQPASNLIQVATIEYTSVPTGKEVVRFTTNHDESAWDATTVSIFGGIDGALSAQAVTVFMGGVPLIYGSQEVGQLSTVPFFSNSSIDWNQNPTMLESYKKMMTFYSNSPTARKGTNTVYNDIDVIMFKKSLNGDEVILIANTRNSSRTITIPAALDNTTWTDIMTNTSITFNGQLVLRPFEFYILD, encoded by the coding sequence ATGAAATACCTATCAAGATTTTTGCTGTTATATACGTTTTTGTTATTTGTTTCTTGCAATCAGGATGATGAAAGTCCCAATGGAAATGAGACAGAACCAGTAGGAGTAACAGAACCAGAAGGTTACCAACAATATGGAGTACCATTTAATGATATCCCAGCAAATGAGGATATCGTCATGTATGAGGTTAATTTGAGAGCGTTTAGTAACGGTGGTGACTTACAAGGCGTGATTAATAAACTGGATCATATTGAAAGTCTAGGTGTGAATGTGATTTGGTTAATGCCTATTTACCCACAAGGCCAGCTGAGAAGTGTAGGTTCTCCTTATTCTGTGCGAGATTATAAAGCGGTAAGTACAGAATATGGAGATCTAGAAGACTTAAGAAGGTTAACGACACTAGCCCATCAACGTGAAATAGCTGTAATACTGGATTGGGTCGCAAATCATACTTCATGGGATAATGAGTGGATTAGAAATAATAGTGACTGGTACACAAAAGATGCTAATGGTATTATTATTCATCCTGCTGGAACGAACTGGCAGGACGTTGCAGATCTTAATTATGAGAATGAAGATATGCGGGATGCTATGATCGATGCGATGAAATACTGGATTTATGAGGCAAATATTGACGGTTTTAGATGCGATTATGCAGACGGCGTTCCTGCAGATTTTTGGTCGCAGGCATGGCAAGAAGTACGCAGTATTCCTAATCGTGACCTGATCCTTTTTGCAGAAGGCGATAGAAGTGATCATTTTGATGCTGGATTTGACTTGAGTTTTGGTTGGGACTTTTATAGCGGTTTAAAAAATGTCTATAGTGGACAACCTGCTAGTAATTTAATTCAGGTTGCAACAATTGAATATACTTCTGTTCCTACTGGTAAAGAGGTAGTTAGATTTACAACTAACCATGATGAATCTGCTTGGGATGCTACTACGGTGAGTATTTTTGGAGGTATAGATGGAGCTTTATCTGCTCAAGCAGTTACTGTTTTTATGGGTGGCGTTCCTTTAATTTACGGTAGTCAGGAAGTAGGCCAATTATCTACAGTTCCATTTTTTTCTAATTCGTCCATCGATTGGAACCAAAATCCAACCATGTTAGAAAGTTATAAAAAAATGATGACTTTTTATTCTAATTCTCCAACTGCTAGAAAAGGAACAAATACAGTTTATAATGATATTGATGTAATCATGTTTAAAAAATCATTGAACGGAGATGAGGTAATCCTAATTGCTAATACTAGAAACAGTTCTAGAACTATTACTATCCCAGCTGCTTTAGATAATACTACCTGGACTGATATTATGACAAATACTTCTATTACATTTAATGGACAGCTGGTATTGCGACCTTTTGAGTTTTATATACTAGATTAA
- a CDS encoding GNAT family N-acetyltransferase has product MKTVIKSFNEFSIEELYAVLRLRSEVFVVEQDCVYQDIDDKDQKAIHILGYEKEHIAAYTRIFKPGDYFEQASIGRVVVSPSQRGKSFGKDIMLASLAYAKAENFPSVKISAQCYLDKFYTDLGFISTGEKYLEDGIPHQAMVLVIK; this is encoded by the coding sequence ATGAAAACAGTAATTAAATCATTTAATGAATTTAGTATTGAAGAACTTTATGCGGTTTTAAGACTCAGATCTGAGGTTTTTGTTGTGGAACAGGATTGCGTTTATCAAGATATCGATGATAAAGATCAAAAAGCGATTCATATTTTAGGTTATGAAAAGGAACATATTGCTGCTTACACGCGCATTTTTAAACCTGGTGATTACTTTGAGCAAGCGAGCATCGGTAGAGTAGTGGTAAGTCCTTCACAAAGAGGTAAATCTTTTGGTAAAGACATTATGCTTGCTAGTCTCGCTTATGCGAAAGCGGAAAATTTTCCATCTGTAAAAATATCTGCACAGTGCTATCTCGATAAATTCTATACCGATTTGGGATTTATTTCTACCGGTGAAAAATATCTTGAAGATGGAATTCCACATCAAGCGATGGTTCTTGTTATAAAATGA
- the rpiB gene encoding ribose 5-phosphate isomerase B: protein MKISIGNDHAGPDYKQAVVKMLEEKGHDITNHGTDTFDSVDYPDFAHKVAQDIQENRSEIGIVICGSAQGVSMTVNKYQNVRGAVCWIKEIAGLAREHNNANVICIPARFTSIPQAVAMVEVFLETEFAGGRHANRVNKIACS from the coding sequence ATGAAAATCTCTATAGGAAATGATCACGCTGGACCAGATTATAAACAAGCAGTGGTTAAAATGCTTGAAGAAAAAGGTCATGACATTACTAACCACGGTACCGATACTTTTGATAGTGTAGATTACCCAGATTTTGCACACAAAGTTGCTCAAGATATTCAAGAAAACCGCTCAGAAATAGGGATAGTTATTTGTGGTAGTGCACAAGGTGTTTCCATGACGGTTAATAAGTATCAAAATGTGCGCGGCGCTGTGTGCTGGATCAAAGAAATTGCTGGCCTTGCTAGAGAACATAATAATGCCAATGTGATTTGTATTCCAGCACGATTTACTTCTATTCCACAGGCGGTAGCTATGGTTGAAGTGTTTTTAGAAACTGAATTTGCCGGTGGACGTCACGCAAATCGTGTGAATAAGATAGCTTGTTCGTAA